In one window of Gossypium arboreum isolate Shixiya-1 chromosome 4, ASM2569848v2, whole genome shotgun sequence DNA:
- the LOC108454954 gene encoding L-type lectin-domain containing receptor kinase IX.2-like: MKKVQNAENLCVKSPKPVFLFILLFILLVRPLKAVSMDNDDNINFTFPDFNSNTHRIVYEADAYASGNAILLTANKTNQGLNGSVGRATYYKPMRLWNNSSGDLILADFTTQFSFAVDSFHKSSYGACYPSLSYDVNSKFVAVEFDTHRSDWDPPEMSEHVGIDINSVKTSYPTVAWWWSDIENGGKVNAFITFNSSTKNLSVAFVDADDFTRENLSSLFATLDFSQYSPEWVTFGFSGATGFNRSTELHTIYSWNFSSTLQVSMDTAIYSPTASPVATTSISNSPVEPRRKSRTWPWIVLAMFGAISALVPVLGLLWFFYRRRKYSRKEDGTIVVNVEMEMVTTPRKFSYKELRFATVILLRKVCLESIAVKRITPNSQQWVKEYLSEVTTIARLRHRNLVQLIGWCHDNKEFLIVYDFLPNKSLDFHLHREACLLMWDKRKVETTIELGTCTRNLKASRFKFYRRLKVESASIYVESGEGISVSSQGLDRRLGSLERSDLDLAIGFQQEGSRAWILSASRHKSGV, translated from the exons ATGAAGAAAGTTCAAAATGCTGAGAATTTGTGTGTAAAATCTCCAAAACCTGTATTTCTCTTCATATTATTATTCATCCTTCTTGTTCGTCCTCTAAAGGCTGTATCAATGGATAATGATGATAACATCAATTTCACTTTCCCTGATTTCAACTCAAATACGCATCGCATAGTGTATGAAGCTGATGCATACGCATCAGGTAACGCAATCCTACTCACTGCTAACAAAACAAACCAGGGTCTAAATGGTAGTGTTGGTCGAGCTACTTACTACAAGCCAATGCGTCTTTGGAACAATTCATCTGGAGATCTCATACTTGCAGATTTCACCACTCAATTTTCCTTCGCCGTTGATTCCTTCCATAAAAGCTCATACG GTGCTTGCTATCCGAGTTTGAGTTATGACGTGAACTCTAAGTTTGTTGCAGTAGAGTTTGATACGCATCGGAGTGATTGGGATCCTCCGGAGATGTCAGAGCACGTGGGCATTGATATAAACTCTGTCAAGACTTCTTACCCCACCGTCGCATGGTGGTGGAGTGATATTGAAAATGGGGGAAAAGTTAATGCTTTCATCACTTTCAACTCTAGTACAAAAAACTTGAGTGTTGCTTTTGTTGATGCTGATGATTTTACTCGTGAGAACTTATCCAGTCTTTTCGCAACACTGGACTTTAGCCAATATTCACCGGAATGGGTCACTTTTGGCTTCTCAGGAGCTACTGGATTTAACAGATCGACTGAGCTACACACTATTTATTCCTGGAATTTCAGCTCTACCTTACAAGTTTCCATGGATACAGCTATCTATTCTCCAACAGCTTCACCTGTAGCAACAACAAGCATAAGCAATTCTCCGGTCGAACCAAGAAGGAAGAGCAGGACATGGCCATGGATTGTTTTAGCCATGTTTGGTGCCATATCTGCTTTGGTCCCAGTTTTGGGTTTACTTTGGTTTTTCTACCGGAGGAGAAAATACAGCAGGAAGGAAGATGGGACCATAGTTGTCAATGTAGAAATGGAAATGGTGACAACACCTAGGAAGTTTTCCTATAAGGAGCTAAGATTTGCAACAGTAATTTTGCTGAGGAAGGTCTGCTTGGAGAG TATTGCTGTCAAAAGGATAACTCCAAATTCTCAACAATGGGTGAAAGAGTATTTATCAGAAGTTACAACTATTGCCAGGTTGAGGCATAGAAATCTAGTCCAACTCATTGGTTGGTGCCATGACAATAAGGAGTTTCTGATTGTGTATGATTTTCTTCCAAATAAGAGTCTCGATTTCCATCTGCATAGAGAGGCATGCTTGTTGATGTGGGATAAAAG AAAAGTCGAGACTACTATAGAGTTAGGGACTTGTACCCGAAACTTAaaagcttctagattcaagttttaccgTCGTTTAAAGGTTGAATCTGCATCGATCTACGTGGAAAGCGGTGAAGGAATAAGTGTGTCTTCTCAAGGgttggatcgaaggcttggatctttggagcgatCAGACTTGGATCTAGCCATCGGATTTCAGCAAGAAGGCAGTCGTGCATGGATCTTGTCAGCAAgtcgtcacaaatcaggtgtgtaa